In Geobacter anodireducens, a genomic segment contains:
- a CDS encoding hybrid sensor histidine kinase/response regulator: MDIVTKMQSEHGLKSILVVDDESVIRDLCAKALKGYRVLQAGDGEEALRLFERGGIDVILTDVMMPKLNGIELLRRLKEMEPTLVVIVMTGYAEKDIILNALKADADDFITKPLNLLQLKTAVDRALDKKVLKEEIANLKSMDRLKSNFLSLISHKFRTPLTAISLFLQNLACGVYDPDDPESRRNLELIFGQSRYLESLVSELLAFSRFMDAEAGIQPEPCLLQDMIPKLVTSSREAVAKPGIVTSFDLAPLPPISLDREKISFAIGQIIDNAYKFSRESGKITITLRESGDDYLLAVEDTGVGIPRDEMPKIFEKFYQVDPEGTGQIRGFGLGLFYAREFVKLHDGTISIESEPGAGTRITIALPRIAA; the protein is encoded by the coding sequence TGCGCCAAGGCCCTCAAGGGGTACCGGGTCCTCCAGGCCGGGGACGGCGAAGAGGCACTGCGCCTGTTCGAGCGGGGGGGGATCGACGTGATCCTCACCGACGTGATGATGCCGAAGCTGAACGGCATCGAGCTCCTGCGGCGCCTCAAGGAGATGGAGCCGACGCTCGTGGTCATCGTCATGACCGGTTACGCTGAAAAGGACATCATCCTCAATGCGCTCAAGGCGGATGCCGACGACTTCATCACCAAGCCCCTGAACCTGCTTCAGCTCAAGACGGCAGTGGACCGCGCCCTGGACAAGAAGGTCCTCAAGGAGGAGATCGCCAACCTCAAGAGCATGGACCGGCTCAAGAGCAACTTTCTGTCGCTCATCTCCCACAAGTTCCGGACGCCGCTCACCGCCATCTCGCTCTTTCTCCAGAATCTCGCCTGCGGCGTCTACGACCCCGACGACCCGGAGTCCCGCAGGAACCTGGAGCTTATCTTCGGCCAGTCCCGCTACCTGGAAAGCCTGGTGAGCGAACTCCTCGCCTTCAGCCGCTTCATGGACGCCGAGGCGGGCATCCAGCCCGAGCCGTGCCTGTTGCAGGACATGATTCCCAAGCTCGTCACCTCGTCCCGGGAGGCGGTCGCCAAGCCCGGCATCGTCACCTCCTTCGACCTGGCCCCGCTGCCCCCGATCTCCCTGGACCGGGAAAAAATATCCTTCGCCATTGGCCAGATCATCGACAACGCCTACAAGTTTTCCCGGGAGAGCGGGAAGATCACCATCACCCTCAGGGAGTCCGGCGACGACTACCTGCTGGCCGTCGAGGACACGGGCGTGGGTATCCCTCGCGACGAAATGCCCAAGATCTTCGAGAAGTTCTACCAGGTGGACCCCGAAGGCACCGGCCAGATCCGCGGTTTTGGCCTCGGTCTCTTCTATGCGCGCGAGTTCGTCAAGCTCCACGACGGCACCATCTCCATCGAGAGCGAGCCCGGCGCGGGCACCCGGATCACCATCGCCCTGCCCCGCATAGCCGCCTGA
- a CDS encoding ornithine carbamoyltransferase produces MTRHFLALNQFTKEELDGLFTLTRELKDKQKQGIPHRLLEGKSVALIFEKSSTRTRVSFEVGVAQLGAHPLFISSATSQMGRGEPIRDTARVMARYCDGVMIRTYGQEIVEEFARYSSVPVINGLTDLFHPCQIMTDLFTVIEYKGGYQGLKFAWVGDGNNMANTWIEAAAILGFDLALACPTGYEPDRQVWDWAQQRATSSITITEDPEEAVRDADVVNTDVWASMGQEQEQKEREAAFQGYCLDDALVALARPDCMVLHCLPAHRGEEITDSVIEGPRSAVWDEAENRLHIQKAIMASLMK; encoded by the coding sequence ATGACCAGGCACTTTCTGGCCCTCAACCAGTTTACGAAAGAGGAGCTCGACGGGCTCTTCACCCTTACCCGGGAGTTGAAGGACAAGCAGAAGCAGGGCATTCCCCACCGGTTGCTGGAGGGGAAGAGCGTGGCCCTCATCTTCGAGAAATCGTCCACCCGGACCCGCGTCTCCTTCGAGGTGGGGGTCGCCCAACTGGGAGCCCATCCCCTGTTCATCTCCTCGGCCACGTCCCAGATGGGGCGGGGCGAGCCCATCAGGGACACGGCCCGTGTCATGGCCCGCTACTGCGACGGCGTCATGATCCGCACCTATGGCCAGGAGATCGTTGAGGAGTTCGCCCGCTACTCGTCGGTGCCGGTCATCAACGGCCTCACCGACCTGTTCCATCCCTGCCAGATCATGACCGACCTTTTTACGGTCATTGAATACAAGGGGGGATACCAGGGGCTGAAATTCGCCTGGGTCGGCGACGGCAACAACATGGCCAATACCTGGATCGAGGCGGCCGCCATCCTGGGCTTCGACCTGGCCCTGGCCTGCCCCACCGGGTACGAGCCCGACCGTCAGGTCTGGGACTGGGCCCAGCAGCGGGCCACGTCCTCCATCACCATCACCGAGGACCCTGAGGAGGCCGTGCGCGACGCCGACGTCGTCAACACCGATGTCTGGGCCAGCATGGGGCAGGAGCAGGAGCAGAAGGAGCGTGAGGCGGCGTTCCAGGGCTACTGCCTCGACGACGCCCTGGTTGCCTTGGCCCGGCCCGACTGCATGGTCCTCCACTGCCTCCCGGCCCACCGGGGCGAGGAGATCACCGACAGCGTCATCGAAGGCCCTCGCTCCGCCGTCTGGGACGAGGCCGAAAACCGGCTCCACATTCAGAAAGCCATCATGGCTTCATTGATGAAGTAA
- a CDS encoding acetylornithine aminotransferase, with product MKTAQWIAKADKYIMKTYGRYPLVPVRGEGCRVWDADGKEYLDFLAGVAVNNLGHCHPKVVEALRTQAAEMIHCSNYYHIPNQIELAELLCAHSFADKVFFCNSGAEANEAAIKLARKHAREKTGDAERYGIITALASFHGRTMATISATGQEKVQKFFDPLLHGFTYVPFDDAAALEAAVTPTTCAVMLEPIQGEGGVVVPSADYFRKVREICDRHGLLLIFDEVQVGIGRTGKLFAHEHFDVTPDIMTLAKALAGGAPIGAMLARDEIAASFSPGTHGSTFGGNPLVTAAGLAAVRAVLEEGLLNRAEEMGEYLVGELERLKGKYDIITDVRGIGLMVGMELSVPAGDIVLKGLERGVLLNVAQDRVLRFVPPLVVTKQEVNDMIAVLDGILEEMTK from the coding sequence ATGAAGACCGCACAATGGATTGCAAAGGCTGACAAATACATCATGAAGACCTACGGCCGGTACCCCCTGGTGCCGGTGCGGGGAGAAGGGTGCCGGGTCTGGGACGCTGACGGGAAGGAGTATTTGGACTTCCTTGCCGGCGTGGCCGTGAACAACCTGGGGCACTGCCACCCGAAGGTGGTTGAGGCTTTGCGCACGCAGGCCGCCGAGATGATCCACTGTTCCAACTACTACCACATCCCGAACCAGATCGAGCTGGCCGAGTTGCTCTGCGCCCACTCTTTCGCGGACAAGGTCTTTTTCTGCAACAGCGGCGCCGAGGCCAACGAGGCCGCCATCAAGCTGGCCCGCAAGCATGCCCGGGAGAAGACCGGCGACGCCGAGCGCTACGGGATCATTACGGCGCTGGCCTCCTTCCACGGCCGGACCATGGCCACCATTTCCGCCACGGGCCAGGAGAAGGTCCAGAAATTTTTCGACCCGCTCCTCCATGGCTTCACCTACGTTCCCTTCGACGATGCCGCGGCTCTGGAGGCGGCGGTCACCCCCACGACCTGCGCGGTGATGCTGGAGCCGATCCAGGGGGAGGGGGGCGTGGTCGTCCCCTCCGCCGACTACTTCCGGAAGGTAAGGGAGATCTGCGACCGCCACGGCCTGCTCCTCATCTTCGACGAAGTTCAGGTGGGGATCGGGCGGACCGGCAAGCTCTTCGCCCATGAGCACTTCGACGTGACCCCCGACATCATGACCCTGGCCAAGGCCCTTGCCGGTGGCGCCCCCATCGGCGCCATGCTGGCTCGGGACGAGATCGCCGCGTCCTTTTCACCCGGCACCCACGGCTCAACCTTCGGGGGCAATCCCCTGGTCACCGCCGCGGGTTTGGCAGCCGTCCGGGCCGTGCTGGAGGAAGGGCTCCTGAACCGGGCCGAGGAGATGGGCGAGTACCTGGTGGGGGAGCTGGAGCGGCTCAAGGGAAAATACGACATCATCACCGACGTGCGGGGCATCGGCCTCATGGTCGGCATGGAACTGTCGGTGCCGGCCGGCGACATCGTGCTCAAGGGGCTGGAACGGGGCGTGCTCCTGAACGTGGCCCAGGACCGGGTGCTCCGGTTCGTCCCCCCCCTGGTGGTGACCAAGCAGGAAGTGAACGACATGATCGCCGTCCTTGACGGCATCCTGGAGGAAATGACGAAATGA